One region of Clostridiales bacterium genomic DNA includes:
- a CDS encoding alanine:cation symporter family protein yields MIDKIDSVVNAIGGFLYQPYIVPLFLIVAGLYFTIRTGLIQFRLFGESIHVVAEKPKEKGSISSFGALMVSTASRVGTGNIVGVSTAICLGGFGAVFWMWVVALLGGASAFIESALAQVYKKKDGKGGCVGGPSYYMEQALHQRWLGVIFAVVLILTYVVGYNMLASYNLQDAFAGFGFYAKGRTPYIIGAILAVLFAACVLGGGKRLTNITGVLVPVMGVLYILVSLVVIFMNIKIFPSVIANIFRDAFNFKAAFSGFAGSCIMWGIKRGLYSNEAGMGSAPNAAATADVSHPAKQGLVQMLSVFIDTLLICSATAFMCLCSGVEPTKEAAGAAYVQASMQQALGSFGPIFIAVSMSLFAFTTLIGNYYYCEGCLKYILRRDPSKAGMTVFRLAATALVFVGAIVSAGLAWDTADMLQGTMVIINIPVILILSNKGLAVLKDYMRQRKEGKNPEFHAADIGITGTDYWN; encoded by the coding sequence ATGATTGACAAAATTGACAGTGTGGTCAATGCGATCGGCGGCTTTTTATATCAGCCGTACATCGTGCCGCTGTTTCTGATCGTCGCGGGCCTGTATTTCACGATCCGCACCGGTCTGATCCAGTTCCGCCTGTTTGGCGAGTCCATCCACGTCGTCGCGGAAAAGCCGAAGGAGAAGGGCAGCATTTCCTCGTTCGGCGCGCTCATGGTGTCCACGGCGTCGCGCGTCGGCACCGGCAATATCGTCGGCGTGTCCACGGCCATCTGCCTCGGCGGCTTCGGCGCCGTGTTCTGGATGTGGGTCGTGGCGCTGCTCGGCGGGGCGAGCGCCTTCATCGAGTCCGCGCTTGCGCAGGTCTATAAGAAAAAGGACGGCAAGGGCGGCTGCGTCGGCGGCCCGTCGTATTACATGGAGCAGGCGCTGCACCAGCGCTGGCTCGGCGTCATTTTTGCCGTCGTGCTCATCCTGACCTATGTGGTCGGCTACAACATGCTCGCGTCCTACAATCTGCAGGACGCCTTCGCTGGCTTTGGCTTCTACGCCAAGGGCCGCACGCCGTACATCATCGGCGCGATCCTGGCGGTGCTGTTCGCCGCGTGCGTGCTCGGCGGCGGCAAGCGCCTGACCAATATCACGGGCGTGCTCGTGCCGGTCATGGGCGTGCTGTACATCCTCGTGTCGCTCGTCGTCATTTTCATGAACATCAAGATCTTCCCGAGCGTCATCGCCAACATCTTCCGCGATGCGTTCAATTTCAAGGCGGCGTTCAGCGGCTTTGCTGGTTCGTGCATCATGTGGGGCATCAAGCGCGGCCTGTACTCCAATGAGGCCGGCATGGGCTCGGCGCCGAACGCGGCCGCCACGGCCGACGTCTCGCACCCGGCCAAGCAGGGCCTCGTGCAGATGCTGTCCGTGTTCATCGACACGCTGCTCATCTGCTCGGCCACGGCGTTCATGTGCCTGTGCTCCGGCGTTGAGCCGACCAAGGAAGCGGCCGGCGCGGCCTATGTGCAGGCGTCCATGCAGCAGGCGCTCGGCAGCTTCGGCCCCATCTTCATCGCCGTGTCCATGAGCCTGTTCGCGTTCACGACGCTCATCGGCAACTACTATTACTGCGAGGGCTGCCTGAAGTATATCCTTCGGCGCGACCCGAGCAAGGCGGGCATGACGGTGTTCCGTCTGGCTGCGACGGCGCTCGTGTTCGTCGGCGCCATCGTCAGCGCCGGCCTCGCGTGGGATACGGCCGACATGCTCCAGGGCACGATGGTCATCATCAACATCCCGGTCATCCTCATCCTCAGCAACAAGGGTCTGGCCGTGCTCAAGGACTACATGCGCCAGCGCAAGGAGGGCAAGAACCCCGAGTTCCACGCCGCCGACATCGGCATCACCGGTACGGACTACTGGAACTGA
- a CDS encoding DUF2461 domain-containing protein, whose translation MFTGFSDATIDFLWELRFHNERPWFLEHKQVFLDTLDRPMKALAADVTAALEQAYPDRKWYLHVARIYRDARRLHGNGPYKENLWFTLRCDSSRGPEIPAFYFEITPHNYSYGMGFYWAKANTMACFRRAIDADPLPLTALAERLNAQDTFVLTGQDYARAKGDPGALLRPWYNKRVLDLSCVREHDDLLFSPALTDALVRGFGFLLPYYDYLEAVTRREDA comes from the coding sequence ATGTTCACAGGCTTTTCCGACGCAACGATCGACTTTCTCTGGGAGCTGCGCTTTCACAACGAGCGCCCGTGGTTTCTGGAGCACAAGCAGGTATTTCTCGACACGCTCGACCGGCCCATGAAGGCGCTGGCTGCGGACGTGACGGCGGCGCTCGAGCAGGCGTACCCCGACCGGAAGTGGTATCTGCACGTGGCGCGCATCTACCGCGACGCGCGGCGGCTGCACGGCAATGGGCCGTATAAGGAGAACCTCTGGTTCACGCTGCGGTGCGACAGCAGCCGCGGGCCGGAGATCCCGGCGTTTTATTTCGAGATCACGCCGCACAACTACAGCTACGGCATGGGCTTTTACTGGGCGAAGGCGAACACGATGGCGTGCTTCCGCCGCGCGATCGACGCCGATCCCCTGCCGCTGACGGCACTGGCCGAGCGCCTGAACGCGCAGGATACCTTCGTGCTCACCGGGCAGGACTACGCCCGCGCGAAGGGCGACCCCGGCGCGCTGCTGCGCCCGTGGTACAATAAGCGCGTGCTCGACCTCTCGTGCGTGCGCGAACACGACGACCTGCTCTTCTCCCCCGCGCTGACAGACGCGCTCGTGCGCGGGTTCGGCTTCCTGCTGCCGTACTACGACTATCTCGAGGCCGTGACGCGGCGGGAGGATGCGTGA
- a CDS encoding biotin transporter BioY has product MKFSTRDLCFCAIGAALIAVCAWISIPADVPFTLQTFAIFTVCGLLGGKRGTVSVLVYLLLGAVGAPVFAGFRGGFASLLGTTGGYLVGFVLLTLIITFAQAHWGQGQWVFVLSAAVGLLVCYAFGTAWFLIVYTRTGAITLGVVLAKCVLPFLLPDAVKLALATLLRARLYRRIPA; this is encoded by the coding sequence ATGAAATTTTCGACCAGAGACCTGTGCTTCTGCGCGATCGGCGCGGCGCTCATCGCCGTGTGCGCGTGGATCAGCATCCCGGCGGACGTGCCGTTCACGCTGCAGACGTTTGCAATCTTCACCGTGTGCGGCCTGCTCGGCGGCAAGCGCGGCACGGTGAGCGTGCTGGTGTATCTGCTGCTGGGCGCGGTAGGCGCGCCGGTGTTCGCGGGCTTTCGCGGCGGGTTCGCGTCCCTGCTCGGCACGACGGGCGGCTACCTCGTCGGCTTTGTGCTGCTGACGCTCATCATCACCTTCGCGCAGGCGCACTGGGGGCAGGGCCAGTGGGTGTTCGTGCTCTCGGCGGCCGTGGGGCTGCTCGTGTGCTATGCGTTCGGAACGGCGTGGTTTCTCATCGTCTACACCCGCACGGGCGCCATCACGCTCGGCGTGGTGCTGGCCAAGTGCGTGCTGCCGTTTCTGCTTCCGGACGCGGTCAAGCTCGCACTGGCGACGCTGCTGCGTGCGCGGCTGTACCGGCGCATCCCCGCGTGA
- a CDS encoding GreA/GreB family elongation factor, translating into MYDELTEVDIQKMKDEIDYRTRELRPKLIEEVKVARGFGDLSENFEYKAAKREKNRNDSRIRYLQRMVDTAKVISDHSSGDVVGLFDKVVIYIPDDDEEQTIRLVTTLRQNALEGLISKESPVGKAVMGHRAGETVHVQVNENVGYDIVIRSVEKGQDDDSLPISAY; encoded by the coding sequence ATGTATGACGAACTGACGGAAGTCGACATTCAGAAGATGAAAGACGAGATCGACTACCGCACGCGGGAGCTGCGGCCGAAGCTGATCGAGGAGGTCAAGGTGGCGCGCGGCTTCGGCGACCTGAGCGAGAACTTTGAATACAAGGCCGCCAAGCGCGAGAAAAACCGCAACGACAGCCGCATCCGCTACCTGCAGCGGATGGTGGACACGGCGAAGGTCATCTCCGACCACTCGTCCGGTGACGTGGTGGGTCTGTTCGACAAGGTCGTCATCTATATCCCGGACGACGACGAGGAGCAGACGATCCGCCTCGTGACGACGCTGCGGCAAAACGCGCTCGAGGGCCTCATCAGCAAGGAGTCCCCCGTCGGCAAGGCCGTCATGGGCCACCGCGCGGGCGAGACCGTGCACGTGCAGGTCAACGAGAACGTCGGCTACGACATCGTCATCCGCTCCGTGGAAAAGGGGCAGGACGACGACTCGCTGCCCATCAGCGCGTACTGA
- a CDS encoding biotin--[acetyl-CoA-carboxylase] ligase, producing MLRDDVLLLLTEAEGYLSGEEMREKLGVSRAAVSQAVRALRADGYDIDAVTNRGYCLRARPDTLTAGDVLSYLPEARRATVQCFAQIDSTNSYLKAEAMRGAPDGLCAIADRQTAGRGRAGRPFRSDAGQGVYLSMLLRPNCAPTAAMTMTAHVAVAVCRALEACGVQPGIKWTNDLVLGTKKLCGILTELTVEAETGTVDSIVAGIGVNVHQRPEDFPPELRTIAGSVRSETGLEISRARLAAEMVRALDQMYLDWQRDPRAYLDDYRARCVTVGRPVRVVRGEDVRTGFAEAVDDDFALVVRWPDGTRETVTGGDVSVRGLFGYLD from the coding sequence ATGCTGCGGGACGATGTTTTGCTCCTGCTCACGGAGGCGGAGGGGTATCTCTCCGGCGAGGAAATGCGCGAAAAGCTGGGCGTGTCGCGCGCGGCGGTCAGCCAGGCGGTGCGCGCGCTGCGCGCAGACGGCTATGATATCGACGCGGTCACGAACCGGGGCTACTGCCTGCGCGCGCGGCCGGACACGCTCACGGCCGGGGACGTGCTGTCCTACCTGCCGGAGGCGCGGCGGGCGACGGTGCAGTGCTTTGCGCAGATCGACTCCACGAACAGTTATCTCAAGGCCGAGGCCATGCGCGGCGCGCCGGACGGTCTGTGCGCCATTGCCGACCGGCAGACGGCCGGGCGCGGCCGGGCCGGGCGGCCGTTTCGCTCGGACGCGGGGCAGGGGGTCTACCTGTCCATGCTCCTGCGGCCGAATTGCGCGCCCACGGCGGCCATGACCATGACGGCGCACGTCGCGGTGGCCGTCTGCCGCGCGCTCGAGGCGTGCGGCGTGCAGCCGGGCATCAAGTGGACGAACGACCTTGTCCTCGGCACGAAAAAGCTTTGCGGCATCCTCACGGAGCTGACCGTCGAGGCCGAGACCGGCACGGTCGATTCCATCGTGGCCGGCATCGGCGTGAACGTCCACCAGCGGCCGGAGGATTTCCCGCCGGAGCTGCGCACCATAGCGGGCTCGGTCCGGTCCGAGACGGGGCTGGAGATCTCCCGCGCGCGGCTGGCAGCGGAAATGGTGCGCGCGCTCGACCAAATGTACCTCGACTGGCAGCGCGACCCGCGCGCGTATCTCGACGATTACCGCGCGCGCTGTGTCACGGTCGGGCGGCCGGTGCGCGTCGTGCGCGGCGAGGATGTCCGCACCGGCTTTGCCGAGGCGGTGGACGACGACTTCGCGCTTGTCGTCCGCTGGCCGGACGGCACGCGCGAGACCGTCACCGGCGGCGACGTGTCCGTGCGCGGCCTGTTTGGCTATCTGGATTGA
- a CDS encoding DUF421 domain-containing protein — protein sequence MDLLQVAVTSVGAFVALFLLSKLMGHRQISELSVFDYVNGITIGSIAAEMATELEKPLRPLVAMVVWALLVWLLEALTSKCPRLRKYISGAPSIIFDNGKLYRRNMKKARLDLSEFLIQCRQQGFFDLGAIQTAVYEPDGRLTILPVAARRPATPEDIGIAPEKEQIFTELIMDGRVLGENLHRMGVDETWLLRQLRQQGYHSAREVFLAVADANKQVAVYPVST from the coding sequence ATGGACCTGCTGCAAGTGGCGGTCACGTCCGTGGGTGCGTTTGTGGCGCTGTTTCTGCTCTCCAAGCTCATGGGCCACCGCCAGATCTCGGAACTGAGCGTCTTTGACTACGTCAACGGCATCACCATCGGCTCGATCGCCGCCGAGATGGCCACGGAGCTGGAAAAACCGCTGCGTCCGCTCGTGGCCATGGTGGTCTGGGCGCTGCTGGTGTGGCTGCTCGAGGCGCTGACGAGCAAGTGTCCGCGCCTGCGCAAATATATCAGCGGCGCGCCGTCGATCATCTTTGACAACGGCAAGCTCTACCGCCGCAACATGAAAAAGGCCCGCCTCGACCTGAGCGAATTTCTCATCCAGTGCCGCCAGCAGGGCTTTTTCGACCTCGGCGCCATCCAGACGGCGGTCTATGAGCCCGACGGCCGCCTGACCATCCTGCCCGTGGCGGCCCGCCGCCCGGCCACGCCGGAGGACATTGGCATTGCCCCGGAAAAGGAGCAGATCTTCACCGAGCTCATCATGGACGGCCGCGTCCTCGGCGAGAACCTGCACCGCATGGGCGTGGACGAGACGTGGCTGCTCAGGCAGCTGCGCCAGCAGGGTTACCACAGCGCGCGCGAGGTGTTCCTCGCCGTGGCCGATGCCAACAAGCAGGTGGCCGTCTACCCCGTCAGCACTTGA
- a CDS encoding Crp/Fnr family transcriptional regulator, whose protein sequence is MNERLAAALEQLPFWPNLTEPQRELARRGARLAQYDRGALVHGCDGQCLGMIRVQSGRLRACMLSDDGREITLYRLTDGDACVLAAACVIRQITFEVQLVADAPTELLILGAHVFQQLAAENIHVECCMYRLATERFSDVMWAMQQLLFTSFDKRLAQYLWDESDHARAPVRATHEQIARDTGAVRETVTRMLRHFADDGIVSLGRGTVTVADAEKLRRLAGM, encoded by the coding sequence ATGAACGAACGATTGGCCGCGGCGCTCGAGCAGCTGCCCTTCTGGCCGAACCTGACCGAGCCGCAGCGCGAGCTTGCGCGGCGCGGCGCGCGCCTGGCGCAGTATGACCGCGGCGCGCTCGTGCACGGGTGCGACGGGCAGTGCCTCGGCATGATCCGGGTGCAGAGCGGCCGCTTGCGCGCATGCATGCTCTCGGACGACGGGCGCGAGATCACGCTCTACCGCCTCACGGACGGGGACGCCTGCGTGCTGGCGGCGGCGTGCGTCATCCGGCAGATCACGTTCGAGGTGCAGCTCGTGGCCGATGCGCCGACGGAGCTGCTCATCCTCGGCGCGCACGTGTTCCAGCAGCTTGCGGCGGAGAACATCCATGTCGAGTGCTGCATGTACCGCCTTGCGACCGAGCGCTTTTCCGATGTCATGTGGGCGATGCAGCAGCTGCTGTTCACGAGCTTTGACAAGCGCCTCGCACAGTATCTCTGGGACGAGTCCGACCACGCCCGCGCGCCCGTGCGCGCCACGCACGAGCAGATCGCGCGCGACACCGGCGCCGTGCGCGAGACCGTCACGCGCATGCTGCGCCACTTCGCCGACGACGGCATCGTCTCGCTCGGCCGCGGCACGGTCACGGTCGCGGACGCCGAAAAACTGCGCCGCCTCGCCGGAATGTGA
- the trxA gene encoding thioredoxin, producing the protein MIMITLTKENFAQEVLQSDKPVLVDFWATWCGPCRMMAPVVEELDAEHPEYKFGKVNVDEQPELAGQFRIMSIPTLMVFRGGQAAAVKVGVTPKEELLKLLG; encoded by the coding sequence ATCATCATGATTACACTGACGAAAGAAAACTTTGCGCAGGAGGTCCTGCAGTCCGACAAGCCCGTGCTCGTGGATTTCTGGGCGACATGGTGCGGCCCGTGCCGCATGATGGCCCCCGTGGTCGAGGAGCTCGATGCCGAGCACCCGGAATACAAGTTCGGCAAGGTCAACGTGGACGAGCAGCCGGAGCTCGCGGGCCAGTTCCGCATCATGAGCATCCCGACGCTGATGGTGTTCCGCGGCGGCCAGGCCGCGGCTGTGAAGGTCGGCGTGACGCCGAAGGAAGAACTGCTCAAACTCCTCGGCTGA
- a CDS encoding ATP-grasp domain-containing protein, with product MKTAIVTDGKYRSSIAAVRALHRAGYQVIVTQTRADVHAVPAAASSRCCAAFRWIDGAAADDGYADRLAALLETYDHPVLFCVGAVTLNTVAAQRERFARIADFLIAPRPVLDALNDKETVHARAQSLGIPVPRQYDGVPPERYPVVIKPHCGEKFGLKAADRYAVADTPEAYAQILARMQRYDPSPIVQDKIAGPGIGVSLLLDRDGRMISALCHRRIREYPITGGPSTCCESFYDAALIDRAYRLLHSFGFTGMAMVEFKGDCLLEVNPRVWGSFPMTEAAQSPLVAHYARAAAGERVAYAAQDYRTGVRMRFLLNDTLAALHYLRAGRIGVFLRSIADLFTAKEALRCRGDNRVFWVYLKNSLFARG from the coding sequence ATGAAAACAGCCATCGTGACCGACGGAAAATACCGGTCGTCCATCGCGGCGGTGCGCGCGCTGCACCGCGCGGGCTATCAGGTGATCGTGACGCAGACGCGCGCCGACGTGCACGCCGTGCCGGCGGCCGCATCCTCGCGCTGCTGCGCCGCCTTCCGGTGGATCGACGGCGCTGCGGCCGACGACGGCTACGCGGACCGGCTCGCGGCGCTGCTGGAGACGTATGACCACCCGGTGCTGTTTTGCGTCGGCGCGGTCACGCTCAACACGGTCGCCGCACAGCGGGAGCGGTTTGCCCGGATCGCGGATTTTCTCATCGCGCCCCGGCCCGTGCTCGACGCGCTCAATGATAAGGAGACGGTGCACGCGCGCGCGCAGAGCCTCGGCATTCCCGTGCCGCGGCAGTATGATGGCGTGCCGCCGGAGCGCTACCCCGTTGTCATCAAGCCGCACTGCGGCGAGAAATTCGGCCTCAAGGCCGCCGACCGCTATGCCGTCGCCGACACGCCGGAGGCGTATGCGCAGATCCTCGCGCGCATGCAGCGCTACGATCCGTCGCCCATCGTGCAGGACAAGATCGCCGGCCCGGGCATCGGCGTGAGCCTGCTGCTGGACCGGGACGGCCGTATGATCAGCGCGCTGTGCCACCGCCGCATTCGGGAGTACCCGATCACCGGCGGCCCGTCGACCTGTTGCGAGAGCTTTTATGACGCCGCGCTCATCGACCGCGCGTACCGGCTGCTGCATTCGTTCGGCTTCACGGGCATGGCCATGGTGGAGTTCAAGGGCGACTGCCTGCTGGAGGTCAACCCCCGCGTCTGGGGCAGCTTCCCAATGACGGAGGCGGCCCAGAGCCCGCTTGTGGCGCACTATGCCCGCGCCGCGGCGGGGGAGCGGGTGGCCTATGCCGCGCAGGATTACCGGACCGGCGTGCGTATGCGCTTTCTGCTCAATGACACGCTCGCCGCGCTGCACTATCTGCGCGCCGGGCGCATCGGCGTGTTCCTGCGCAGCATTGCCGACCTGTTCACGGCGAAGGAGGCCCTGCGCTGCCGGGGCGACAACCGCGTGTTCTGGGTCTATCTGAAAAACAGCCTGTTTGCGCGCGGGTGA
- a CDS encoding flavin reductase gives MANKPERISISVIKANYTCGMIERTGVFNLSLLTKEVPFAFFQHFGFQSGADVDKFADWTDCARSDNGLYYINRYTNAMFSCRVVESYDQGSHRLFIAEITESKLFSNDETVTYDYYRSHIKPAPPKLAPAEKATWVCSVCGYVYEGETLPADFICPLCKHPASDFVKHEAKPAEKRVGFVCTVCGYVYEGADMPDDFVCPLCHHPKSDFKPLA, from the coding sequence ATGGCCAACAAGCCCGAGCGCATCTCCATCTCGGTCATCAAGGCCAACTACACCTGCGGCATGATCGAGCGCACCGGTGTGTTCAACCTCTCGCTGCTGACGAAGGAAGTGCCGTTTGCCTTCTTCCAGCACTTCGGCTTCCAGTCCGGCGCGGATGTGGACAAGTTCGCAGACTGGACCGACTGCGCCCGCAGTGACAACGGCCTGTATTACATCAACCGCTATACGAACGCCATGTTCTCCTGCCGCGTCGTCGAGAGCTACGACCAGGGCAGCCACCGGCTCTTCATCGCCGAGATCACGGAGTCCAAGCTCTTCAGCAACGACGAGACCGTGACCTATGACTATTACCGCAGCCACATCAAGCCCGCGCCGCCGAAGCTCGCCCCTGCCGAGAAGGCGACCTGGGTCTGCTCCGTGTGCGGCTACGTGTACGAGGGCGAGACGCTCCCGGCCGATTTCATCTGCCCGCTGTGCAAGCACCCGGCGTCCGACTTCGTCAAGCACGAGGCCAAGCCTGCGGAAAAGCGCGTCGGCTTCGTCTGCACCGTCTGCGGCTACGTGTATGAGGGTGCGGATATGCCGGACGACTTTGTCTGCCCGCTGTGCCACCACCCGAAGTCCGATTTCAAACCGCTCGCGTAA
- a CDS encoding DUF2798 domain-containing protein has translation MPQTKTQGAVFGLLMSYFMALGMEVANVAHKLGAMSNAVFLPALKETAFMGAIVFVVSMLYGSRAGQHIAHKFVRQGRDNPLLVTLAVSGCTVMVMCPSMSLIATALFTGIDAEFFARFLATLYRNLPWALLWQIFAAGPATRGVFRAIFRRQLVENDGKAFSSDTECDKMDA, from the coding sequence ATGCCGCAGACAAAAACACAGGGTGCGGTCTTCGGACTGCTGATGTCGTATTTCATGGCGCTGGGGATGGAGGTCGCCAACGTCGCGCACAAGCTCGGCGCGATGTCCAACGCGGTCTTCCTGCCCGCGCTGAAGGAGACCGCGTTCATGGGCGCGATCGTCTTTGTCGTCTCCATGCTCTATGGCAGCCGCGCGGGGCAGCACATCGCGCACAAATTCGTCCGGCAGGGGCGCGACAACCCGCTGCTCGTGACGCTGGCCGTGTCCGGCTGCACGGTCATGGTCATGTGCCCGTCGATGAGCCTGATCGCAACGGCGCTGTTCACGGGCATTGACGCGGAGTTTTTCGCGCGCTTTCTCGCCACGCTCTACCGCAACCTGCCGTGGGCGCTGCTGTGGCAGATCTTTGCCGCCGGGCCGGCCACGCGCGGGGTGTTCCGCGCGATCTTTCGCAGGCAGCTCGTGGAAAACGACGGCAAAGCCTTTTCTTCCGACACGGAATGTGATAAGATGGACGCCTGA
- a CDS encoding GtrA family protein yields MQHTELRRTGKFLLFSCSAGLIELGSFALFNEVFHWPYWGAYLTALVLSVLWNFTCNRRYTFRSTEKVVRAMTLVFLYYCAFTPLSTLLEHRLADVQGWNGYLVTFLNMVLNFVTEFLYQRFVVYRKSLDTNKLAHTHS; encoded by the coding sequence ATGCAGCATACGGAGCTTCGGCGCACGGGGAAATTCCTGCTCTTCTCGTGCTCGGCCGGGCTGATCGAGCTCGGCAGCTTTGCGCTCTTCAACGAGGTGTTTCACTGGCCGTACTGGGGCGCGTACCTGACGGCGCTCGTGCTGTCAGTGCTGTGGAACTTCACGTGCAACCGGCGCTACACCTTCCGCTCGACGGAGAAGGTGGTGCGGGCCATGACGCTCGTGTTTTTGTACTACTGTGCGTTCACGCCGCTGTCCACGCTGCTCGAGCACCGGCTCGCGGACGTGCAGGGGTGGAACGGCTACCTCGTGACATTTTTGAACATGGTGCTGAATTTCGTGACGGAGTTTCTCTACCAGCGCTTCGTGGTCTACCGCAAGTCGCTGGACACGAACAAACTTGCGCACACCCATTCCTGA
- a CDS encoding membrane dipeptidase, with protein MRCFDGHCDTLARCMTTGERLRQNGGHVDLARCAALGQHAQIFAVFADSSKTSAPLYTVAQQQHALLERECARNADLVRRCRTARDVRAAWAAGKTAALLGIEGAELLECDPRRLDDAAAWECVYVTLTWNHANALAGSHCDAQAQGLTAQGRDFVRALYAHRMLPDVSHLSEAAAWDVVRLGLGPVIASHANSRAVCAHTRNLSDDLFRAIRDSGGVVGLNLYTDFLGGEGMDAVVRHVEHLLDLGGDRTLALGGDLDGCDTLGGGITGVQDYPKLYAAIKACGYDAALLQDLFADNWLRVLPK; from the coding sequence ATGCGCTGCTTTGACGGCCACTGCGACACGCTCGCGCGCTGCATGACCACCGGCGAGAGGCTGCGGCAAAACGGCGGCCACGTCGATCTTGCGCGCTGCGCGGCCCTCGGGCAGCACGCGCAGATCTTCGCCGTGTTTGCCGACAGCAGCAAAACAAGTGCCCCGCTCTACACCGTCGCGCAGCAGCAGCACGCGCTGCTGGAGCGGGAATGCGCACGCAATGCCGATCTCGTGCGCCGCTGCCGCACGGCGCGGGACGTGCGCGCCGCCTGGGCCGCCGGGAAAACGGCCGCGCTGCTCGGCATCGAGGGCGCGGAGCTGCTGGAGTGCGACCCGCGGCGGCTGGACGACGCGGCGGCGTGGGAGTGCGTATACGTGACGCTGACGTGGAACCACGCAAACGCCCTCGCAGGCTCGCACTGCGACGCGCAGGCGCAGGGGCTCACGGCGCAGGGGCGCGACTTTGTGCGCGCGCTGTATGCGCATCGGATGCTGCCGGACGTGTCGCACCTGTCGGAGGCGGCGGCGTGGGACGTGGTGCGCCTCGGGCTCGGCCCGGTGATCGCCTCGCACGCAAACAGCCGCGCCGTGTGCGCGCACACGCGCAACCTCTCGGACGACCTCTTTCGCGCCATCCGCGACAGCGGCGGCGTGGTCGGGCTGAACCTCTACACGGACTTTCTCGGCGGCGAGGGCATGGACGCCGTCGTGCGCCATGTCGAGCACCTGCTCGACCTCGGCGGCGACAGGACGCTCGCGCTCGGCGGCGACCTCGACGGGTGCGACACGCTCGGCGGCGGCATCACCGGCGTGCAGGACTACCCAAAGCTCTATGCGGCCATCAAAGCCTGCGGCTATGACGCCGCGCTGCTGCAGGATCTCTTCGCCGACAACTGGCTGCGCGTGCTGCCGAAATAA